Proteins from one Nicotiana tabacum cultivar K326 chromosome 23, ASM71507v2, whole genome shotgun sequence genomic window:
- the LOC142177159 gene encoding uncharacterized protein LOC142177159 — protein MTLMEQQKLEEEGDDESTGGNFTQVAREADLSLRTSAKSVNTQQVFPRVINMQREYSFFVIELLGPFQKGRAYRELFFDAMVQWELIMETDQQMTVKLFHQDIGKHIMMTFVYAKCSSLERLELWDNMYYMAAVMELPWLVGGDFNVVLHEDKKIGGLPVYPLEYEDFAFCVNSCGLFDQVYKGSPFTWWNGRTNDACIFKRLDGILTLNFVKPFKFLNFWTKNATFKEVVIQNWDADFIEDPFVLFNHKLKKVKVALSKWSKDTFGDIFKQIAILEDIVKVKEMLFEGDRTTESRIVLQKAQAELKNFLREEIAVAKIQNEDGNWLEAQEDMAKVAVEFYQRLEKILPSLISSNQSGFVKERIIFENILLTQEIVTYIRLRGKPANVVIQLDMAKAYDRVSWKYLLHVLRRMEFAEHFINMVWNLVSNNRYSILVNGQSSAEVLSRTLNKLFEDKSFVGFGMPKWSEPLNYLAYADDTIIFASAHPSSLSKMMAVLGSYKEVSGQMINKYKSSYYMHANAAHYLFRVVGQITGFTRGKFPFTYLGCPIFYTRRRKAYYEELVKKVKAKMHSWKEKLLSFGGRATLITSVLQSMPVHLLSMLAPPANILEHLLKIFAWFFWSTKEEGRSRHWASWQNLCLPKQEGGLGFRSLHDVSRALLLNFGGGSELLNLYALTTCGTSWFKGNTDEASKGNPGPSLLGFCVRNDVGDLVYARAVDLGITTNVIGEAKAIMQGLTYCIDQDLHPLILETDSLVLKKVIKGEWEPHWSIVAEVRKLKEMRDHFNVIFQHVFSEGNTVADFIANIVFSFACTSEFNSFSELSSVGRRLINLDKSHTPNIRVRTCKRRAPN, from the exons ATGACCTTGATGGAGCAACAgaaactagaagaagaaggagatgatGAGTCAACTGGTGGGAATTTCACACAAGTAGCAAGGGAGGCTGACTTGTCTCTTAGAACTAGTGCAAA GTCTGTCAATACACAACAGGTTTTTCCTAGGGTAATCAATATGCAAAGGGAGTATAGTTTTTTCGTCATTGAACTATTGGGGCCTTTTCAAAAAGGAAGGGCATATAGAGAG TTGTTCTTTGATGCTATGGTGCAATGGGAATTGATTATGGAGACAGATCAACAGATGACTGTTAAACTATTTCACCAAGACATTGGCAAACATATTATGATGACTTTTGTGTACGCAAAGTGTTCATCTCTTGAAAGGTTGGAATTGTGGGATAATATGTATTACATGGCAGCTGTTATGGAACTTCCTTGGTTagtaggaggagatttcaatgtaGTATTACATGAAGATAAGAAGATAGGTGGCTTACCAGTTTACCCTCTGGAATATGAGGATTTTGCATTCTGTGTCAACTCATGTGGACTGTTTGATCAAGTCTATAAAGGGAGTCcttttacatggtggaatggaaGAACTAATGATGCATGTATATTCAAGAGGTTGGACGGGATTCTT ACTTTAAATTTTGTCAAGCCTTTCAAATTCTTGAACTTCTGGACAAAAAATGCAACCTTCAAAGAGGTGGTGATACAGAATTGGGATGCTGACTTCATAGAGGATCCATTTGTATTGTTCAACCATAAACTAAAGAAGGTGAAAGTGGCTTTATCTAAATGGAGCAAGGATACATTTGGTGACATTTTCAAACAGATAGCAATACTGGAAGATATTGTAAAAGTCAAAGAGATGTTGTTTGAGGGAGACCGTACTACTGAGAGTAGGATTGTTCTTCAAAAAGCTCAGGCAGAATTGAAGAATTTTCTAAGA GAAGAAATTGCAGTTGCAAAAATTCAGAATGAAGATGGCAACTGGTTAGAAGCTCAAGAAGATATGGCTAAGGTTGCAGTTGAATTCTATCAAAG ATTGGAGAAGATTCTGCCTTCCCTAATTTCATCTAATCAGTCTGGATTTGTGAAAGAGAGGATCATATTTGAGAACATCCTACTCACTCAGGAAATTGTTACTTACATAAGATTGAGAGGCAAACCTGCAAATGTTGTCATTCAGCTTGATATGGCAAAGGCATATGACAGGGTTTCATGGAAATATCTGTTACATGTTTTGAGGAGAATGGAATTTGCAGAACATTTTATTAATATGGTGTGGAACTTGGTATCTAACAACCGGTATTCAATATTGGTGAATGGACAATCATCAG CTGAGGTACTATCTAGAACATTGAACAAGCTCTTTGAAGATAAATCATTTGTTGGATTTGGTATGCCCAAGTGGTCTGAGCCTCTAAACTACTTGGCCTATGCTGATGATACCATAATATTTGCTTCAGCTCACCCTTCCTCTTTGAGCAAGATGATGGCTGTATTGGGAAGCTATAAAGAGGTGTCAGGCCAGATGATCAATAAATATAAGAGTTCTTACTATATGCATGCCAATGCAGCTCATTATCTATTTAGGGTAGTTGGTCAAATCACAGGTTTTACAAGAGGTAAATTCCCTTTCACATACTTAGGATGTCCAATATTCTATACTAGAAGAAGAAAGGCCTATTATGAAGAACTTGTTAAAAAAGTAAAGGCAAAAATGCATTCTTGGAAAGAAAAATTATTATCATTTGGAGGAAGAGCAACACTCATCACTAGTGTGTTGCAAAGTATGCCAGTTCACTTACTGTCAATGCTTGCTCCACCTGCTAATATATTGGAACATTTGCTTAAGATTTTTGCATGGTTCTTTTGGAGTACAAAGGAAGAAGGGAGGAGTAGGCATTGGGCTTCATGGCAGAACTTATGTCTCCCTAAGCAGGAAGGTGGTCTAGGGTTTAGATCACTTCATGATGTATCAAGGGCCCTTTTGCTAAACTTTGGTGGAGGTTCAGAACTACTAAATCTCTATGCTCTAACTACATGTGGAACAA GCTGGTTCAAAGGCAACACAGATGAAGCTTCAAAGGGGAACCCTGGACCTAGTTTATTAGGTTTTTGTGTGAGAAATGATGTTGGAGATTTGGTGTACGCAAGGGCTGTAGATTTGGGGATAACTACCAATGTGATAGGTGAGGCTAAGGCCATTATGCAAGGTTTGACATACTGTATAGATCAGGATCTTCACCCTCTAATACTAGAGACTGATTCATTGGTGTTGAAGAAGGTTATTAAAGGAGAATGGGAACCACATTGGAGTATAGTGGCAGAAGTCCGGAAGCTTAAGGAGATGAGGGATCACTTTAATgtgatctttcaacatgtgttcagTGAAGGGAACACAGTTGCagattttatagctaacattgtTTTCTCTTTTGCATGTACATCTgaatttaattctttttcagaACTTTCTAGTGTAGGGAGGAGGCTTATCAATCTTGACAAATCACATACTCCTAATATTAGGGTTAGGACTTGCAAAAGAAGAGCTCCAAATTGA